The Candidatus Palauibacter scopulicola genomic interval TGGAAGGAGAGGATGCGGGTGCCGCGCTCGCCCTTCCTGACCTGTCCGCCCCGGGTTTGGATCTGGCGGTAGGTGCCCCAGCGCACGTCGCCGTAGCCCATCTCCTGTTGCACGGAGGCGAGGTGCAGGCTGTTGCCGCCCCGATAGGAGCGGTCGGTGTCCACGTTCATGGGCATGACGCGCTCGCCGGGCGCCCAGGGCTTCTGCCACGGCGCGGTGCCCTGCCGGATCTGCTCGATGATCGCGTCGGCGAACTTGCGGTGGTATTCGTCGTGGTTCATGCGTCCACCTCCTCGCCGTGCGGATCGTCCCAGGCGGCCATGATCTCGTCCTCGGTCCCCACGTCCTCGGGGAAGAGGCCGTACTCCTCGGCCAGGAAGAGCTTGACTTCGAGCGTGTCGCCGCTGTCGCGCGCGAGTTCGCGGTCGAAGTCCTCGAACGTCTCGACGCGGATGGTCCCGTCGATGCTTGTCATGCGTTCACCTCCTTCGGTGGTTGGGTGGTCCATGTCGGTTCGGTGATCCAGCGGCCGGTGGCCGCGTCGTAGCCGCGCACTTCGAGTGCCTCCTCGACGAATCGCCTCCCTTCCCGGCGCGTCACATGCAACACGAGCGCGATCCCGTCCACGACGCCCCGGCAGGTGACTTCCCAGGGCAGCGCGTCCCGGGCCTGCATGGCGCAACTCGCGAGGCGCGAGAGCGCGGAGCGGGCGTTGTTGGCGTGGATGGTCGTGAGCGATCCGCCGTGCCCGGTGTTGAGTGCCTGGAGCAGGTCGGCGGCCTCGCCGCCCCGGACCTCGCCGACGACGATGTGGTCGGGCCGGTGGCGGAGCGCGTGGCGCACCAGGTCGCGGATCGAGACGGGCGTGTCGTGGGTGGCCCCGGCCTCGAACCGGAGGCAGTTGGCGCGGTCGATCCTGAGTTCCAGCGTGTCCTCGATGGCAACGATCCGCTCGTCCTCGGGCAGCAGTTCGATCAGCGCGTTCAGGAGCGTGGTCTTGCCCGAGCCGGTGCCCCCTGAGACGAGGATGTTCCTCCGGGCCGCGAGCATGGCCCGCGCGGCTTCGAGCGCCTCTTCCGGCAGCGAGCCCATGCGCACGAGATCCTCGGCGGAGAACGCGCGGCCCCCGAACCGCCGTATGGTGATGGCGACCTCGGGCGCGGCGGGCGGCGTGCAGATGGCGACCCGGGATCCGTCCTCCAGCCGAGCGTCCAGGATGGGCCGGGCGGCGGGATCGAGCCCGAGCGGCCGGGCGATGTGGATCGCCGCGCGGTGAAGCCAGGCCGCAGTGAGCGCGGGCGCCTCGTGGGGTTCCAGCCTACCGGCCCGCTCGACCCAGACGTTGCCGGGTCCGTTGATCATGATCTCGGAGACATCGGGGTCTTCGAGCAGACCCTCCAGCCCCGGAAGGAACGGGGCGAGATGGCCCACGCCGCTCGCGCGCTTCATATCCGCCCCTCCTCGCGCTGCCGCCAGTAGCCCGTCTCCCTCGGCAGGTAGTGGGGCTTGAGATAGACGCGCCGGGCGGGGAGAGACTTGACGCCGTCGTACGGAAGGCAGATCGCCTGATAATTGGCGAGCAGCCCAAACTGGCGGGGCGTGAACACCGGCTCCCTCTGTTGCCGGAACGACTTGCTCGCCCCGAGTTGGCCGTCGCCGCCCCCGGCCCGTCCGGACAGGAGCGAGAACTCGGGCTTGTTCGAGGTCTCGGTGAACGTGTAGGACGCCTGCGTCTTCTTGACATCGCCGCACATGTCGGACGCGATCTTGGCCGAGGCGTCGTCGGACAGCGACAGGAAGATCCGGGTGCGGAGCGTCTGGACGAGCGTGCGCCACGCCTCACCCGAGGGGAGCACGGAGCGGAGCGAGGAGAGCGACTGCGTGGCGACGATGGGGATGCAGCGGCACTGGCGCGTGAGCGCGAACGCCTTCTCGTCGCCCGACGGATCGTCCTGTCCGACGGTCGCGAAAGCCTGATATTCGTCGCAGACGAACACGGCGGGCCGCATGTAGCGTTCGGGCCGAAGCGCGGCTTCGGCCGG includes:
- a CDS encoding ATPase, T2SS/T4P/T4SS family, which gives rise to MKRASGVGHLAPFLPGLEGLLEDPDVSEIMINGPGNVWVERAGRLEPHEAPALTAAWLHRAAIHIARPLGLDPAARPILDARLEDGSRVAICTPPAAPEVAITIRRFGGRAFSAEDLVRMGSLPEEALEAARAMLAARRNILVSGGTGSGKTTLLNALIELLPEDERIVAIEDTLELRIDRANCLRFEAGATHDTPVSIRDLVRHALRHRPDHIVVGEVRGGEAADLLQALNTGHGGSLTTIHANNARSALSRLASCAMQARDALPWEVTCRGVVDGIALVLHVTRREGRRFVEEALEVRGYDAATGRWITEPTWTTQPPKEVNA
- a CDS encoding TraM recognition domain-containing protein, which encodes MRVVTAAKVLTKHKKTLGAWDWDMAAGSDTVACSLDPERAALLAELKVEYATEPVGSGAGREYAEQVEAVERWYRHDWLKLDAKLRTSIVEGISVFLSLFDQPDVARVFCPPPRKDDAPDARTDGEEDEEVPDVQPMPGLRRRLPPLAELIEGGKVLALNMPAGANPALARAIGVFLKNAWMQALLRRPAEAALRPERYMRPAVFVCDEYQAFATVGQDDPSGDEKAFALTRQCRCIPIVATQSLSSLRSVLPSGEAWRTLVQTLRTRIFLSLSDDASAKIASDMCGDVKKTQASYTFTETSNKPEFSLLSGRAGGGDGQLGASKSFRQQREPVFTPRQFGLLANYQAICLPYDGVKSLPARRVYLKPHYLPRETGYWRQREEGRI
- a CDS encoding ArdC family protein; translation: MNHDEYHRKFADAIIEQIRQGTAPWQKPWAPGERVMPMNVDTDRSYRGGNSLHLASVQQEMGYGDVRWGTYRQIQTRGGQVRKGERGTRILSF